The following are from one region of the Onthophagus taurus isolate NC unplaced genomic scaffold, IU_Otau_3.0 ScKx7SY_15, whole genome shotgun sequence genome:
- the LOC111420253 gene encoding cubilin homolog: MSPSFSYTINFEDFELVQSQFCNEDFVEIRAIDDNNKLLGDYCGNNIPPTINANGSIWIYFKSAKSDVGDIGQKKKGFMARFSLNHENEFSGDHGFLYSPLYPEYYAKSSSFFWRIRVGFGHKIRLTAKEFSLGTNEGMCYYEAHIAVYDGYNTDSDGECYCGGRKLNFESSSNVIYLEAMFDPRNKPSRFILEWTQINIVSKPNYINPLIYLSSNESCGNSETVVINGSDPFLLTSPGYPWGYKKNLNCSWTFSTKSQNHLGLRFNDLRIVNVQSCIFDKVQIYAGSDDEESAWKLIKTACLPNETHHEILTSNLMRVVFRSNSFSNSSGFQAIISERCGGSIKSSNGVIKISEKSSVPDDECQWNITARSGKTIEVSFKIFDLGESPDSPCDNYLILRNGQYPDSPFLGEGKYCGKNTPQH, from the exons ATGTCACCCAGCTTTTCTTACACCATCAACTTCGAAGATTTCGAATTGGTCCAATCGCAATTTTGCAACGAAGATTTCGTCGAAATCCGCGCAATCGACGACAACAACAAACTTTTGGGCGATTATTGCGGCAACAACATCCCCCCAACCATCAACGCAAACGGCTCAATTTGGATTTATTTCAAAAGTGCCAAATCAGACGTTGGCGATATCGGGCAAAAGAAGAAAGGATTTATGGCACGATTTtctttaa ATCACGAAAATGAATTTAGCGGGGATCACGGATTTTTATACTCGCCTCTTTACCCGGAATACTACGCGAAATCTTCATCGTTTTTTTGGAGGATTCGAGTTGGATTTGGCCACAAAATTAGGTTAACAGCCAAAGAATTTTCGTTGGGGACTAACGAGGGGATGTGTTATTACGAGGCGCATATTGCGGTTTATGATGGGTACAACACCGATTCGGATGGAGAATGTTATTGCGGGGGGagaaaacttaattttgagTCATCCTCTAACGTGATTTATTTGGAGGCGATGTTCGATCCGCGCAACAAACCAAGCCGATTTATTTTGGAGTGGACTCAAATCAACATCGTCTCGAAACCTAATTATATTAAtccattaatttatttaagctCAAACGAGTCTTGTGGCAATTCAGAGACTGTGGTGATAAATGGGAGTGATCCTTTTTTGCTTACATCTCCGGGGTATCCTTGGGGgtacaaaaagaatttgaattgTTCTTGGACGTTTTCGACGAAATCCCAAAATCATTTGGGGCTAAGATTCAATGATTTGCGAATTGTTAACGTGCAAAGTTGCATTTTTGATAAAGTGCAAATTTACGCTGGGAGTGATGATGAAGAATCTGcttggaaattaataaaaacggcTTGTTTACCGAATGAGACTCACCACGAGATTTTAACTTCGAATTTAATGAGAGTTGTGTTCCGCTCAAACTCATTCAGCAACTCAAGCGGGTTCCAAGCGATCATATCGGAGCGTTGTGGGGGGAGCATCAAATCGAGTAATGGGGTTATAAAGATTTCCGAAAAATCCTCCGTCCCAGACGATGAGTGCCAATGGAATATTACAGCTCGATCAGGAAAAACCATCGAAGTTTCGTTCAAAATCTTCGATTTGGGGGAATCCCCCGATTCCCCTTGCgataattacttaattttaagAAACGGGCAATACCCGGATTCTCCATTTTTGGGGGAAGGGAAATATTGCGGGAAGAACACCCCCCAACATTAA